From the genome of Pseudoxanthomonas sp., one region includes:
- a CDS encoding chemotaxis protein CheW, translated as MAHSNDEIRGVLIQAGEYRLLLPNATVAEVLTRAPVEPVADMPDWLPGRIDWHGWPVPLVAFGRLTGNANDPVALNSKIVVLKALSGDKDRPYFALLTPSFPRLVSVPRDGLLADATEEDLPVGVKVRVLLGDEAAVLPDLEVVETMIDEALARAA; from the coding sequence ATGGCCCATTCCAACGACGAAATCCGCGGCGTCCTGATCCAGGCCGGCGAATACCGCCTGCTGCTGCCCAACGCCACCGTCGCCGAAGTGCTGACGCGCGCACCGGTCGAGCCGGTCGCGGACATGCCCGACTGGCTGCCCGGCCGGATCGACTGGCACGGCTGGCCGGTGCCGCTGGTCGCGTTCGGCCGCCTGACCGGCAACGCCAACGACCCGGTCGCGCTGAACAGCAAGATCGTGGTGCTGAAGGCGCTGAGCGGCGACAAGGATCGCCCGTACTTCGCCCTGCTCACACCGTCCTTCCCGCGCCTGGTTTCGGTGCCGCGCGACGGCCTGCTCGCCGACGCGACCGAGGAGGATCTCCCCGTCGGCGTGAAAGTCCGCGTGCTGCTGGGCGACGAAGCTGCCGTGCTCCCCGACCTGGAAGTGGTCGAAACGATGATCGACGAGGCGCTGGCCCGCGCGGCCTGA